A region of Mesorhizobium sp. AR02 DNA encodes the following proteins:
- a CDS encoding recombinase family protein: MNEKLKVQSHHLERSAYLYIRQSSMRQVMENVESTKRQYDLRGRAIGLGWHDDQITVIDSDQGESGASASWREGFQRLVSDVGMGRAGIVMGLEVSRLARNNADWHRLLEICALADTLILDEDGVYDPANFNDRLLLGLKGTMSEAELHVIKARLRGGILNKARRGEYRCPLPTGFIYNEVGDVVLDPDAQIREMITHFFETFSRVGSATQTVKAFAREGLLFPSRFRNSKRVVFQPLTTSAALRTLHNPRYAGVYAYGQRLYRRTVDGKKQFRKREPNEWLACIPDAHPGYISWEQFQHNLKALEANGQGYQTARISPPREGAALLQGRVICGRCGCHMRARYVTRRGQVDTWYVCSRAYVSRGEPHCQSIAGWPVDAAIGELIAAEMTPAAVELALEIRKEIEARYDEADKLRLRAVERAQIDADLAQRRFMLVDPNNRLVADTLEREWNDKLRMLSDLREERESALRADRATLDDAIRDRLIAMTADFKTVWRDPALPNRERKRLLAYLVEDITLLKFQAEGETRIHIRFRGGKTETLITQNPKTSAQQVKTRPEVVELVDKLLDEHICAEIADILNARGIRPGGSARRGKADTQFSDLRVIYLVKQYGLRSRYDRLRERGMLTKAEACAKLGITECTLVRWAKYGIVKRHAYNGYIGLYELPGPHVPAKQCSRWNQLAHRAEAIRQLNSSKCSDLKERAVV; the protein is encoded by the coding sequence ATGAACGAAAAGCTCAAGGTCCAATCGCATCATCTCGAGCGGAGCGCTTACCTCTACATCCGACAGTCATCGATGCGCCAGGTCATGGAGAATGTCGAAAGCACCAAGCGTCAATACGATCTTCGTGGTCGCGCGATCGGGCTTGGATGGCACGACGACCAGATCACCGTCATCGACAGCGACCAGGGCGAATCCGGCGCTTCAGCGTCGTGGCGCGAAGGCTTCCAGCGCTTGGTGTCCGATGTCGGCATGGGGCGCGCGGGGATCGTCATGGGCCTGGAAGTCTCTCGCCTCGCCAGAAACAACGCGGACTGGCATCGGCTGCTGGAGATCTGCGCTTTGGCCGACACGCTCATTCTCGACGAAGATGGCGTCTACGATCCGGCTAACTTCAATGACCGGCTTCTGCTGGGCCTCAAGGGCACGATGAGCGAGGCCGAGTTGCACGTTATCAAAGCCCGGTTGCGCGGTGGCATTCTCAACAAAGCACGCCGCGGCGAATATCGCTGTCCCCTTCCGACCGGCTTCATCTACAACGAGGTTGGCGATGTGGTCCTTGATCCAGACGCTCAGATCCGGGAGATGATCACCCACTTCTTCGAGACGTTCTCGCGGGTCGGGTCGGCCACGCAGACCGTCAAGGCGTTTGCCAGGGAAGGTCTGCTCTTCCCATCCCGGTTCCGCAACAGCAAGCGGGTGGTCTTCCAACCGCTGACCACATCGGCGGCCTTACGCACGCTGCACAATCCTCGCTACGCGGGCGTCTATGCCTATGGTCAGCGTCTTTACCGCAGAACCGTCGACGGAAAGAAACAGTTCCGCAAACGTGAGCCCAATGAATGGCTCGCATGCATCCCGGACGCACATCCCGGCTATATCAGCTGGGAGCAGTTCCAGCACAACCTCAAGGCGCTCGAGGCCAATGGCCAAGGCTACCAGACCGCGCGCATCTCGCCACCGCGCGAAGGCGCGGCTTTGTTGCAGGGGCGCGTCATATGCGGGCGGTGTGGCTGTCACATGAGGGCCCGTTACGTCACCCGGCGCGGTCAGGTGGACACTTGGTACGTCTGCAGCCGCGCCTACGTCTCTCGGGGTGAGCCTCACTGCCAGTCGATCGCAGGCTGGCCCGTCGACGCGGCGATCGGTGAACTGATCGCTGCGGAAATGACGCCCGCCGCCGTGGAGTTAGCTCTGGAGATCCGAAAAGAGATCGAAGCGCGCTATGACGAAGCGGACAAACTCCGGCTCCGTGCCGTCGAACGCGCCCAAATCGATGCCGATCTTGCACAGCGGCGGTTTATGCTGGTCGATCCGAACAACCGCCTGGTCGCCGACACCCTTGAACGCGAATGGAACGACAAACTGCGCATGCTGTCTGATCTACGAGAAGAAAGAGAGAGTGCTCTGCGCGCAGACCGAGCGACACTCGACGATGCAATCCGCGATCGATTGATCGCCATGACGGCCGACTTCAAAACGGTCTGGCGCGACCCCGCCTTGCCGAACCGAGAACGCAAGCGGCTCCTTGCCTATCTCGTCGAAGACATCACATTGCTCAAGTTCCAGGCCGAGGGAGAGACACGGATACACATCCGCTTCAGAGGCGGAAAGACCGAAACATTGATCACTCAGAACCCGAAAACCTCCGCACAGCAGGTAAAGACCCGGCCCGAGGTGGTCGAATTGGTCGACAAGCTTCTCGACGAGCATATCTGCGCTGAAATCGCTGACATCCTGAATGCAAGGGGAATCCGTCCCGGCGGCTCAGCGCGGCGCGGTAAGGCTGACACCCAGTTCAGCGACTTGCGCGTCATCTATCTCGTCAAGCAATATGGTCTGCGCTCGCGCTACGACCGGCTGCGCGAGCGGGGAATGCTGACAAAAGCAGAAGCCTGCGCAAAACTTGGAATCACCGAATGCACCCTGGTCAGATGGGCGAAATACGGCATCGTGAAAAGACATGCCTACAACGGCTATATCGGCCTCTATGAACTGCCCGGACCGCACGTCCCAGCCAAACAGTGCAGCCGATGGAACCAGCTTGCCCATCGGGCAGAGGCCATCCGCCAACTCAACTCCTCAAAATGCTCCGATCTCAAGGAAAGGGCTGTAGTATGA
- a CDS encoding IS91 family transposase yields the protein MRTSVEVADIFRAAGPAYRAAHAGHLSLIQLKVMSAIEHCRTAALGGHVEACEDCGQWRIAYNSCRNRHCPKCQGAAARTWLAEREADLLPVGYFHVVFTLPAEVAVIAFHNKALVYDLLFKAASETMLAIAADPKHLGARIGITAVLHTWGSAMTHHPHVHMIVPGGGITPDASRWISSRPAFLLPVRVLGKLFRRLFLTRLVALHDAGRLAFFGSAAHLADRRAFLRHLAPVKKKRWVVYAKPPFAGPGAVLAYLSRYTHRVAISNRRLIAFEEAGVTFRYKDYRRDGTDRQQVMTLATDEFIRRFLLHVLPRGFHRIRHYGLLAGSAHKASLARARELLGVAAPSDDHTPEPEDFRPPCSCCGGRMIVIEVFERWRRQPRGPPNASAPIRETAP from the coding sequence GTGCGCACCTCTGTCGAGGTCGCCGACATCTTCCGTGCTGCCGGCCCCGCCTATCGGGCCGCCCATGCAGGTCACCTGAGCCTCATCCAGCTCAAGGTGATGTCGGCGATCGAGCATTGCCGAACCGCGGCGCTCGGCGGTCACGTCGAGGCCTGCGAGGACTGCGGCCAATGGCGGATCGCCTATAACTCCTGCCGCAACCGGCACTGCCCGAAGTGCCAGGGCGCGGCCGCGCGGACATGGCTCGCCGAGCGTGAAGCCGACCTGCTGCCAGTCGGCTACTTCCACGTCGTGTTCACGCTGCCCGCCGAGGTCGCCGTCATCGCGTTCCACAACAAGGCGCTGGTCTATGACCTGCTGTTCAAGGCGGCATCGGAGACGATGCTGGCGATCGCGGCGGATCCCAAGCACCTCGGCGCGCGCATCGGCATCACCGCCGTGCTCCACACATGGGGCTCGGCAATGACGCACCATCCTCATGTCCACATGATCGTGCCGGGCGGCGGCATCACGCCGGACGCGTCACGCTGGATATCGTCGCGGCCGGCCTTCCTTCTCCCAGTCAGAGTGCTGGGCAAGCTGTTCCGCCGTCTGTTCCTGACCCGACTGGTCGCGCTGCACGACGCCGGTCGGCTCGCCTTCTTCGGATCGGCGGCGCACCTCGCCGATCGTCGGGCCTTCCTACGCCACCTGGCTCCCGTCAAGAAGAAGCGCTGGGTGGTCTACGCCAAGCCGCCCTTCGCCGGTCCCGGGGCGGTGCTCGCCTATCTGTCGCGCTATACCCACCGGGTTGCGATCTCGAACCGCCGCCTGATCGCCTTCGAAGAGGCTGGGGTCACCTTCCGCTACAAGGATTATCGCCGCGACGGCACCGACCGGCAGCAGGTCATGACGCTCGCCACAGATGAGTTCATCCGCCGCTTCCTGCTCCACGTCCTGCCGCGCGGCTTCCATCGCATCCGACATTATGGCCTGCTCGCCGGCTCCGCCCACAAGGCCAGCCTCGCACGCGCCCGCGAACTGCTGGGCGTCGCTGCCCCGTCCGATGACCACACACCCGAACCAGAGGACTTCCGGCCGCCATGCTCCTGCTGTGGCGGACGCATGATCGTCATCGAGGTGTTCGAACGGTGGAGGAGGCAGCCGCGCGGACCTCCGAACGCATCGGCACCGATCCGGGAGACCGCTCCATGA
- a CDS encoding helix-turn-helix domain-containing protein produces MAEDGTLNPAPEKIGDQKFREDGFFDPRDIVQVKYEMLRRVSVDKMSVTEVSDEYGVSRPTFYQAKADFEDAGLAGLVPRKRGPHGPHKIQSEVLAFLRAQVVPGEPIRARELTNRLWTEFGLDVHPRTIERALGVKKTA; encoded by the coding sequence TTGGCCGAGGATGGCACGCTCAATCCAGCCCCGGAAAAAATCGGCGATCAGAAGTTCCGGGAGGACGGCTTCTTCGATCCGCGCGACATCGTGCAGGTGAAGTACGAGATGCTGCGGCGCGTATCCGTCGACAAAATGTCGGTAACGGAGGTGTCCGACGAATATGGCGTCTCCCGCCCGACCTTCTACCAGGCCAAAGCGGACTTCGAGGACGCGGGTCTGGCCGGCCTAGTACCGAGGAAGCGCGGCCCGCACGGCCCGCACAAGATCCAGAGCGAAGTGCTGGCCTTTCTCAGGGCCCAAGTGGTTCCAGGCGAGCCCATTCGGGCACGCGAACTGACGAACCGGCTCTGGACAGAGTTCGGCCTCGATGTCCACCCCAGAACAATCGAGCGTGCGCTCGGCGTAAAAAAAACGGCGTAA
- a CDS encoding protein-L-isoaspartate O-methyltransferase family protein, which produces MSADFSELRVKMVDGQVRTTDVTSAPLLEAMLSVPREVFVGDRQRDLAYIDEDIRIADGANGARFLMEASPLAKLMQLAEINLTDSALDVGCGTGYASAILSRLARSVVAIESDSVLAQTAVSTLSGLGCGNVTVVQGALAQGHAAKAPYNVIFIGGSVAKVPATLLDQLAEGGRLVAVEGQGNSGVARLFFKAGGVVTGRRAFNAAIKPLPGFEREHAFEF; this is translated from the coding sequence ATGAGCGCTGATTTCTCCGAGCTTCGCGTCAAGATGGTCGATGGTCAGGTTCGCACCACCGACGTGACCAGCGCCCCGCTGCTGGAAGCCATGCTATCCGTGCCGCGCGAGGTTTTCGTCGGCGACCGCCAGCGCGATCTTGCCTATATCGACGAGGACATCCGCATTGCCGACGGCGCCAATGGCGCGCGCTTTCTCATGGAAGCATCGCCGCTGGCCAAGCTGATGCAGCTGGCCGAGATCAACCTGACCGATTCGGCGCTCGATGTCGGCTGCGGCACCGGCTACGCCTCGGCCATCCTGTCGCGGCTGGCGAGGTCGGTCGTGGCGATCGAAAGCGATTCGGTGCTGGCGCAAACCGCGGTTTCGACCCTTTCCGGCCTCGGCTGCGGCAATGTGACCGTGGTCCAGGGCGCGCTGGCGCAAGGTCATGCGGCCAAGGCACCCTATAACGTCATCTTCATCGGCGGCAGTGTCGCGAAAGTGCCGGCTACGCTGCTCGATCAACTCGCCGAAGGTGGCCGACTCGTCGCGGTCGAAGGCCAGGGCAATTCCGGCGTGGCGCGACTTTTTTTTAAGGCTGGGGGGGTTGTAACCGGGAGACGGGCATTTAATGCGGCAATTAAGCCACTACCCGGATTCGAACGTGAGCATGCTTTTGAATTCTGA
- the tnpB gene encoding IS66 family insertion sequence element accessory protein TnpB (TnpB, as the term is used for proteins encoded by IS66 family insertion elements, is considered an accessory protein, since TnpC, encoded by a neighboring gene, is a DDE family transposase.): protein MLIAPAGVRVHLALGYTDMRKGLDGLAMLVQATLKKDPFSGHLFAFRGKRAQLIKILWWDGNGLCLFTN from the coding sequence GTGTTGATCGCTCCGGCTGGCGTGAGGGTGCATCTGGCGCTGGGCTATACCGACATGAGGAAGGGCCTGGACGGGCTCGCCATGCTGGTTCAGGCGACACTGAAGAAGGATCCGTTCTCGGGCCATCTGTTCGCCTTCCGAGGGAAGAGAGCGCAGCTGATCAAGATCCTGTGGTGGGACGGGAACGGGCTGTGCCTGTTCACAAACTAA
- a CDS encoding helix-turn-helix transcriptional regulator, translating into MQRALTVEQCRGARAMLGWSQEQLAEAATVARQTIADFERGARMPIANNLTSIRHALEGAGIEFLSENGIRYRAHR; encoded by the coding sequence ATGCAACGTGCGCTAACGGTGGAGCAGTGTCGTGGCGCTCGCGCGATGCTTGGATGGAGCCAAGAACAGTTAGCTGAAGCAGCAACCGTTGCTCGACAAACGATTGCAGATTTTGAACGCGGGGCACGTATGCCTATCGCCAACAACCTGACGAGTATAAGGCATGCCCTGGAAGGTGCCGGAATCGAGTTCTTATCCGAGAACGGGATCCGATACAGAGCGCACAGGTGA
- a CDS encoding alpha/beta hydrolase → MTTFVMVHGAWHGGWCWRKVAQSLKVPGSDLYTPTLTGLGERAHLASPDIDLETHICDVLGVLETEDLKDVVLVGHSYAGIVVSAAADRAASRIARVVYLDAIVPRDGQCLYDCASAQARDYFEEQARVGGEGWRIPASAATVQFLGLKEERDVSWVMPRLTAHPIRTFREPVKLSAGFPRVPRTYVNCIGDKPLGQPKSAQAADIEDYHELRTGHDAMVTAPDDVAELLSRIAEDITAQPGHRRTRSNLLEPDRPLGTIAKDAT, encoded by the coding sequence ATGACAACCTTTGTTATGGTGCACGGCGCGTGGCATGGTGGGTGGTGTTGGCGCAAGGTCGCTCAGTCACTGAAGGTGCCGGGCAGTGATCTGTATACCCCCACGCTTACCGGCCTCGGTGAGCGAGCACATCTCGCCTCTCCTGACATCGACCTGGAAACGCACATTTGCGATGTGCTCGGTGTGCTGGAGACCGAGGACTTGAAAGATGTTGTCTTGGTTGGACACAGTTACGCGGGAATCGTGGTCTCGGCAGCCGCGGACAGGGCGGCCAGCCGGATAGCGCGAGTTGTCTATCTCGACGCCATCGTTCCCCGCGACGGCCAGTGCCTGTACGACTGTGCATCGGCGCAGGCCAGGGACTATTTCGAGGAGCAGGCGCGGGTCGGGGGTGAGGGCTGGCGCATCCCTGCCAGCGCGGCGACCGTGCAATTCCTCGGGTTGAAGGAGGAGAGGGACGTGAGTTGGGTAATGCCAAGGCTTACCGCGCACCCGATCCGCACCTTCAGGGAGCCGGTCAAACTGAGTGCGGGTTTCCCACGGGTGCCGCGGACCTACGTCAATTGCATCGGCGATAAACCACTTGGCCAGCCAAAGAGCGCGCAAGCCGCTGATATCGAGGACTACCACGAGTTGCGGACGGGACACGACGCCATGGTGACCGCGCCAGACGATGTCGCCGAGTTGCTGAGCCGGATCGCGGAGGACATCACCGCCCAGCCCGGGCATCGGCGGACGCGCAGCAATCTGCTCGAACCTGACCGGCCGCTCGGCACAATTGCGAAAGACGCCACCTAG
- a CDS encoding tyrosine-type recombinase/integrase gives MATLSTDAPISPLRQRMQHDMLMRGLGSHTQQDYVRHVRRFAVFLGRSPDTATAEDIRRFQLHQHESGVGPATINGAVSALRFLFLVTLKRRDLARALVIMRYQRKLPDVLSVEEAARLLEAAPGIKYKAALGVAYGAGLRVSEVAHLKVDDIDSTRMLIRVEQGKGRRDRNAMLSPQLLELLRLWWREGRRRGVMLPHGWLFPGRSCTAPISSRQLHRAVQEAAEVAGIRKRVSPHTLRHSFATHLLEQDVDIRVIQVLLGHSKLDTTALYTKVSTRTIHAVAGPLDRLMALMEHKTPPG, from the coding sequence ATGGCTACCCTGTCGACCGATGCACCAATCTCTCCGCTTCGCCAGCGCATGCAGCACGACATGCTCATGCGTGGCCTGGGCTCCCATACCCAGCAGGACTACGTTCGTCACGTCCGGCGCTTCGCTGTGTTCCTTGGCCGCTCGCCGGACACTGCGACGGCTGAGGACATCCGCCGATTCCAGCTGCATCAGCATGAGAGCGGCGTCGGCCCTGCGACGATCAATGGCGCGGTCTCGGCATTGCGGTTCCTGTTCCTCGTGACGCTGAAGCGGCGGGATCTGGCGCGCGCGCTGGTGATTATGAGGTATCAGCGCAAGCTGCCCGACGTGCTGAGCGTGGAGGAAGCGGCGCGGCTGCTCGAAGCGGCGCCAGGCATCAAGTACAAGGCCGCGCTCGGTGTCGCCTATGGCGCTGGTCTGCGCGTGTCCGAGGTCGCGCACCTCAAGGTCGACGACATCGATAGCACACGCATGCTGATCCGCGTTGAACAGGGCAAGGGACGCAGGGACCGCAACGCCATGCTCTCGCCGCAACTTCTGGAACTGCTGCGGCTGTGGTGGCGCGAAGGCAGGCGGCGCGGGGTGATGCTCCCGCATGGCTGGCTGTTCCCAGGGCGCAGCTGCACGGCGCCGATCTCGTCGCGGCAACTGCATCGCGCGGTCCAGGAAGCAGCCGAAGTCGCCGGCATCCGCAAGCGCGTCAGCCCGCACACGCTGCGCCACAGCTTCGCCACTCATCTGCTCGAACAGGATGTCGACATCCGCGTCATCCAGGTGCTGCTTGGCCACAGCAAGCTCGATACCACCGCGCTCTACACCAAGGTCTCGACGCGGACGATCCATGCGGTCGCAGGGCCGCTCGACCGGCTGATGGCGCTGATGGAACACAAGACGCCGCCCGGCTGA
- a CDS encoding recombinase family protein, with amino-acid sequence MNAKASSALAISGRAALYLRVSTGRQAEHDLSIPDQRRQLQAYCQTKGIAVATEFVEPGASATDDKRPEFQRMMDAASQRPAPFDTIIVHSFSRFFRDQFQLEFYVRRLAKNSVRLTSITQDLGDDPMSTMMRQIMALFDEYQSKENAKHTLRAMRENARQGYWNGSRPPYGYRIVTAEQRGTRAKKKIEPDPLTVDHVRLMFRLAHAGDSDCGPMGVRQIASYLNNRGIRTQTGGRWGLGGVHQVLTRTTYIGRHRFNVSGKRKGVEKVPEDIIDVVVEPIIEEGEFNAVQDLLKSRSPQLRAPRFVNSPTLLGGVVFCEDCGGAMTLRTSGKGKQYRYYTCCTTARQGQRGCRGRTMPMEKLNDLVANYVDLRLLNPARLEELLSGLLRRRAEQGDREKDRVGNLRRQAADAEGRLTRLYEAIENGLADLADSNLKGRIAELKRIRDAANADAERAEHRDSQPIEITQEAVARFAEGVRQRLRAQDRTFRRHHLQTLVQRVEVGANRILIKGSKATLLQTLIASRGSPGVHTAGHDVRSFVLKWLPGPDSNQRPTG; translated from the coding sequence ATGAATGCCAAAGCGAGCTCTGCCTTGGCCATATCCGGCCGAGCCGCACTTTATCTTCGCGTATCGACGGGCCGGCAGGCCGAGCACGACCTTTCAATTCCTGACCAGCGTCGCCAGCTACAGGCATATTGTCAGACGAAGGGAATTGCTGTGGCGACGGAGTTCGTCGAGCCAGGCGCCTCGGCGACCGATGACAAACGGCCCGAATTCCAGCGAATGATGGACGCTGCATCGCAACGGCCTGCCCCGTTCGACACAATCATCGTGCATTCGTTCTCACGGTTCTTCCGTGACCAGTTCCAGCTTGAATTCTACGTCCGTCGGTTGGCGAAGAACAGTGTTCGGCTGACGTCGATCACGCAGGATCTTGGTGACGACCCCATGAGCACGATGATGCGCCAGATCATGGCGCTATTCGATGAATATCAGTCCAAGGAGAATGCCAAGCATACGCTTCGGGCTATGCGCGAAAACGCCCGGCAGGGTTATTGGAACGGTTCACGGCCGCCCTACGGCTATCGGATCGTAACCGCCGAGCAGCGTGGCACCCGGGCTAAAAAGAAGATCGAACCGGACCCTCTGACCGTCGACCACGTTCGCTTGATGTTCCGTTTGGCGCATGCTGGCGATAGTGATTGCGGCCCGATGGGAGTCCGTCAGATCGCCAGCTACCTAAACAATCGAGGGATTCGGACCCAAACCGGAGGACGGTGGGGTCTCGGGGGAGTGCATCAGGTTCTCACGCGCACAACCTACATCGGGCGACATCGCTTCAATGTCAGCGGCAAACGGAAAGGTGTTGAAAAGGTGCCGGAAGATATCATCGATGTTGTGGTGGAACCGATCATCGAGGAGGGCGAATTCAACGCGGTCCAGGATCTGCTCAAGTCGCGAAGCCCACAATTGCGGGCGCCCCGATTCGTGAACAGTCCCACGCTGTTGGGTGGCGTTGTATTCTGTGAGGACTGTGGGGGTGCAATGACTTTGCGCACCTCAGGAAAGGGCAAACAGTATCGATATTATACCTGTTGCACGACCGCTCGACAGGGGCAAAGGGGCTGCAGGGGCCGAACAATGCCGATGGAGAAACTCAACGATTTGGTCGCGAATTATGTGGATTTGCGGCTATTGAACCCAGCCAGGCTTGAGGAATTGCTTTCAGGGCTGTTGCGTCGGAGGGCAGAGCAAGGCGATCGCGAGAAGGATCGGGTGGGTAATCTACGACGACAAGCCGCCGACGCTGAGGGTAGGCTCACACGGCTCTACGAAGCGATCGAGAACGGTCTGGCCGATCTAGCCGATAGCAACCTCAAGGGACGAATCGCCGAATTGAAAAGAATTCGGGATGCGGCCAACGCCGATGCTGAGCGTGCGGAGCATCGAGACAGCCAACCGATCGAAATTACCCAAGAAGCTGTTGCGCGGTTCGCAGAAGGGGTCAGGCAGCGACTGCGGGCTCAGGATAGAACCTTTAGGCGTCACCATCTGCAAACGCTGGTGCAGCGGGTTGAGGTGGGAGCCAACCGGATTCTTATCAAGGGATCAAAGGCTACACTCTTGCAGACGCTTATCGCGTCTAGAGGAAGCCCCGGGGTGCATACGGCGGGGCACGACGTTCGCAGTTTTGTACTGAAATGGCTCCCCGGGCCGGATTCGAACCAGCGACCAACCGGTTAA
- the tnpA gene encoding IS66 family insertion sequence element accessory protein TnpA — MNLRHFENKARQSWWLIHIEAWQRSGLDRTNYCRQHGLWKCTFDRWLEYLAGKEVGRKHAEYLQELRRQKRREEREKRLRKRQRLRHAVSTDVRNRAVQAFWAIHVEAMSWSGMGVREYAAALHLSPYSLRKWCDRFDDGEVEIDWRAHLHPSARPVVSTSASSAAKEMSVKSGLTDAPDADPPREERTNRRSFADEEKLAIVLETEEPGISVAEVCRRHGIVTSMLFRWRVQLGFAQKKRTKLALVAVIEEGTSASSMPAVLHDLLQPLDGMTAVELADGRRVFAPIGSDPEAVRREVAEREAALC; from the coding sequence GTGAATTTGAGACATTTCGAGAACAAGGCGCGCCAGTCCTGGTGGCTGATTCACATTGAGGCGTGGCAACGCAGCGGCCTTGATCGGACGAACTATTGTCGTCAGCACGGGCTCTGGAAGTGCACGTTCGATCGCTGGCTGGAGTACCTGGCCGGCAAGGAGGTGGGGCGTAAGCATGCGGAATATCTGCAGGAATTGCGCCGTCAAAAGCGCCGGGAGGAGCGGGAAAAGCGGCTCAGGAAACGCCAACGGCTTCGCCATGCGGTGAGCACGGACGTGCGCAACCGCGCCGTCCAGGCGTTCTGGGCGATACATGTTGAAGCGATGAGCTGGAGCGGAATGGGCGTGCGCGAATACGCAGCCGCGCTGCATCTGTCGCCCTATTCGCTGCGCAAATGGTGTGACCGTTTCGACGACGGCGAGGTGGAAATCGACTGGCGCGCGCATCTTCACCCCTCCGCCCGTCCGGTCGTTAGCACTAGTGCTAGCAGCGCTGCTAAGGAAATGTCGGTGAAAAGCGGCTTGACAGACGCGCCGGATGCAGATCCGCCGCGCGAGGAACGCACCAACCGACGCAGCTTCGCGGACGAGGAAAAGCTCGCCATCGTCCTGGAAACGGAGGAGCCCGGCATCAGTGTGGCGGAGGTTTGCCGCCGCCATGGCATCGTGACCAGCATGCTATTCCGCTGGCGCGTCCAGCTTGGCTTTGCGCAGAAAAAGCGCACCAAGCTGGCGCTGGTTGCGGTGATTGAAGAAGGCACTTCGGCCTCATCGATGCCCGCTGTTCTGCACGATTTGCTGCAGCCGCTCGACGGCATGACGGCGGTGGAATTGGCGGACGGACGGCGGGTGTTCGCGCCGATCGGCAGCGATCCGGAAGCCGTGCGCCGTGAGGTTGCCGAACGGGAGGCCGCATTGTGTTGA